One part of the Litoribacterium kuwaitense genome encodes these proteins:
- a CDS encoding GerAB/ArcD/ProY family transporter — MKFTLFDRSATFGGGYVFAVVNRLQMLYFVLILPEQLMRSHMLILIILIGLVSQLNLWILAKGLSTKELRTFEDLERMFGKPLLAVLITLGLGALLLKMCVFTLGYAELIQQFIFTSLSEQWIIAIVIAVSIYIAIRGMEKTIRFGIIAFLFSSWMIIAFIFLFVTSFDSLYHLSDVIPHQWQDVRLINVLLIMSSLSGPEFLICLFPWVGKGGNLLKWLSLGNALSVLEYVFLFAATLVFFGEGYLKEVSFPFVNMIQYMQTSFIERIEVIFLSFHAFHFIFANALFGLSFYGGIRFLLGRLQKANSRLGLLATFSLIGIAMLVASEWLWEGFHLNTFTIIQVYVGAFTYVVVPTLFYTVIRLRRGQRFI; from the coding sequence ATGAAGTTTACTTTATTTGATCGATCTGCAACATTTGGCGGTGGCTATGTTTTTGCCGTCGTCAATCGTTTGCAAATGCTGTATTTTGTTCTTATTCTTCCTGAGCAGCTCATGCGTTCGCACATGCTAATATTGATTATCTTGATAGGATTGGTGTCACAACTCAACCTATGGATTTTAGCAAAGGGATTATCCACAAAAGAGCTGCGAACCTTTGAAGATTTAGAGCGTATGTTCGGAAAACCGCTTTTGGCAGTTTTAATCACGTTGGGCTTAGGTGCGCTTCTTTTAAAAATGTGTGTGTTTACACTTGGATACGCTGAATTGATTCAGCAGTTTATTTTTACTTCACTAAGTGAACAGTGGATCATTGCGATTGTTATTGCCGTATCAATTTATATAGCGATCCGTGGCATGGAAAAAACAATTCGCTTTGGAATCATTGCCTTTCTATTTTCCTCTTGGATGATCATTGCTTTCATCTTTCTTTTTGTAACATCCTTTGACTCGTTATACCATCTTTCCGACGTTATCCCGCATCAATGGCAAGATGTTCGTTTAATCAACGTCCTGCTAATTATGTCTTCATTGTCTGGACCAGAATTTTTAATATGTTTATTTCCTTGGGTTGGAAAAGGAGGCAACTTATTAAAATGGTTATCGCTTGGAAATGCGCTATCTGTACTTGAATACGTTTTTTTGTTTGCGGCAACCCTCGTCTTTTTTGGTGAAGGCTATTTAAAGGAAGTGTCTTTCCCTTTTGTCAACATGATTCAATACATGCAAACATCATTTATTGAACGAATTGAGGTGATTTTTTTATCATTTCACGCGTTTCATTTTATTTTTGCGAATGCTTTGTTTGGCTTAAGTTTTTATGGAGGAATCCGATTTTTGTTAGGGCGACTTCAAAAGGCCAATTCACGCCTAGGTTTGCTTGCTACATTTAGTTTAATAGGGATCGCGATGCTTGTAGCGTCTGAATGGTTGTGGGAAGGCTTTCACTTAAATACTTTCACGATCATTCAAGTATATGTTGGTGCGTTCACGTATGTTGTTGTGCCTACATTGTTTTATACAGTGATCCGTTTAAGAAGGGGGCAGCGATTCATATGA
- a CDS encoding Ger(x)C family spore germination protein: MQLGQLRLLFIQEELLDSSIMPFLQTIMNDHDISPRLFLVLVEGDLNAYLSNKANQKDFDYKLWRMFKHYEQDNDGSLTVQNIHQFLKRMYGSGIDPVLPTFSASADSLTYNGTALFKHDRYVDIASDEDDQIFQMLDHSSFLRAITIPELKVALGNVTTNVDISFSDDFSKASFHTVLKGWISEYRGKKDIMNEHDLNKLTEEIEGYLKKRTESFLAQLQEKRVYPFKDGPNRFRFLHASVDEKRWEESWPAMDIDVQYQVHFVDRG; encoded by the coding sequence TTGCAATTAGGTCAGCTGCGCCTTTTGTTTATTCAGGAGGAACTCTTAGACAGTAGCATTATGCCTTTTTTACAGACGATTATGAATGACCATGATATCTCGCCACGCCTTTTTTTAGTCCTTGTGGAAGGGGACTTAAACGCATATCTATCTAACAAAGCTAATCAAAAGGATTTTGATTACAAGCTGTGGCGCATGTTTAAGCATTATGAGCAGGATAACGATGGGTCGTTAACCGTTCAAAATATTCACCAGTTCTTAAAAAGAATGTATGGTTCAGGGATTGATCCTGTTCTTCCGACCTTTTCAGCAAGCGCGGACAGTTTGACATACAATGGAACAGCCTTGTTTAAACATGATCGGTACGTTGATATAGCATCAGATGAGGATGATCAAATTTTTCAAATGCTCGACCACAGCAGTTTCCTGAGGGCGATTACGATTCCAGAGTTAAAGGTTGCACTCGGAAATGTGACGACAAATGTTGACATTTCATTTAGTGATGATTTCTCTAAGGCAAGCTTCCATACGGTTTTAAAGGGATGGATCAGTGAGTATAGAGGAAAGAAAGACATTATGAATGAACACGATCTAAATAAGCTGACCGAGGAAATTGAGGGCTATTTAAAGAAACGAACAGAATCATTCCTCGCCCAATTACAAGAAAAACGTGTATACCCATTTAAAGATGGTCCTAATCGATTTCGTTTTTTACATGCCTCAGTTGACGAAAAGAGATGGGAAGAAAGCTGGCCCGCAATGGACATCGACGTACAATATCAAGTTCATTTTGTTGATCGTGGGTAA